CGATTTCGCAGATCAGGGCCGTGATGAAGCCTTCGAGCCGGTTCTCCTCGGAGGTGTGCTCGCTCTCCCGCAACAGGGCGTGTTCCATCCGGTCGGCCAGCACCGTCAGCTCCGGCTCCTGCTCGGCGGCCTCACGGAACGCGCCGAGCAGCACCGATACCGCGCTCACCGCCCCCAGTCCCTTGCCGCGCACATCGGCGATCAGCAGCCGGACGCCGAACGGGGTGCGCTGGACGGCGTAGGCGTCACCGCCGATCCGGGCCTCGCTCTGCGCGGCCTGGTAGCGGGCGGCGATGGTCAGCGGACCGATGCGGTCCGGTGGCGCGGGCAGCACGGCGCGCTGGGCGGCCTCCGCCACCGACCGGACGACATCCAGGTGGCGTCCGTGACGGGCGATCACCCGGTTGACCCCGACGCCCATGAGCGCGGCGAAGAGGGTGTTGATGAGCTCCAGATGGCCTTCCAGGATGTCGGCGGTGCCGTCCTTCACCGTCAGCGCGAAGACGCCGACGATGATGGCGGCGCCGATCGCCAGGGTGTGCCGCAGGGAGAGCAGTGCACCGGCCGTCACGCTGGCCGCCGTCAGCATCGGGTCGCCCCAGTAGTCCGCCGGCGAGAACGCGTCCCAGACGAGCCCTCCGGCGACGAGGACGCTCGGAGCGAACTCGACGTATCGGGGCCATCGTGGGGAGAAAGAAGGCATAGATATTCCTGACCAGCCATCCATGTCGGGTAGTCAGGAATATGCCTGTTCCGGGCCGATTTATACAGCGCGCTCCGGTGGTCGGGCGATGCCGGCCGGGCCGCCCGCCGTGCGCACTCGGCCCACAGCCTGCGGCCACCGGCACCCCGGACGCCCGAACGTGTGTCACTCCTTCGAGGCGAGCCGGGCATGGGCACGGACATCCGCGTCCGGGTCGTCCGCGACCGCGGCCCAGGCCTGGCGGGCCTCCTCGCGGCCGGAGTGCGGGCGCAGCGCGAGCACCCCGGCCTTGCGCACATCCGCGTGCGGGTCGGCGAGCGCGGAGCGCAGCGCGGGCACGGCGAGTTCGGCGCCGGCGGCCGCCAGTGCCGTGGCGGCACCGGCCCGGACCTGCCAGGCCGGGTCGCCGAGCGCCGCGACGGCCGCCGTGTCGTACGGCGGTGGGCAGCCGGTGGTGGCCAGCGCCGCGAGCGCCGCGGCCCGTACGAGGAGATCCTCGTCGTGCAGCAGCACCGCCAGGTCGTCGGGGCCGCCGACCGTGCCGAGGCCGTGCGCGGCGGCGACCCGGACCTCGCGCGAGGGGTCCGCGGCAGCGCGTTGCAGAGCGTCGGAGGCGTCGACGGAGACCAGGGCGCGGACGGCCTGGATCCGCACCTCCACGGCAGGATCGGTGAGCGCGGTGACGAAGAGGGCCCGGTCGCCGAGGCGGAGCGTGCGCAGCACCTCCACGGCCGCCGAGCGGACGACGGCGTCGGGGCCGTGCACGGCGGCGGCCAGCGGCGTGCGCAGGTCGGGCTCCGGTGTCAGGACCTCGATCAGTTCCCGCAGCGAGGCACCGGCGGCGGCCCGTACGGCCGGGTCGGGATCGGCGAGGGCGGCGGCCAGGGCCCGGCCCGTGCCGGGCGGGACGCTTTCGGTGAGCGCGTCGACGGCGGCGCGACGGACGGCCGGGTCGGGGTCGGCGAGGTAGGGGCGCAGCGTCGGGAGGTCCGGCTGGTCCTCGGCGAGGGCGAGGAGTTCGAGGATGCGGGGGGAGGGGCCGGGCACGGGACCGGTCGCGGGAGGGTTCCCGGCCATGGCGCCGTCACCTGATGCCGCGCCGTCCGGCGCCGCAGCGCTCACCCCCTTTGGGCCCGCGCCCGTGGACCCCACCGGCGGCGTGTCCCTCCGCCCGGCCGTGGCGACCTGCTCCGGGTGGACCTCGCCGAGGAACCGGGGGGTGCCGCCCACCGGGGCGTACTCGTCGACCGGGACGAGATACGGCGCCACGGGCCTGGCCGTGAACTCCATCGCTCCCGCGGCGGACTTGCGCAGATCGAGGTGGTGCAGCCAGTCGTCGTCATCGGTCTTCGGGTGGTCCGTGCGCTCGTGGTAGAGGCCCCAGCGGGACTCGGTGCGGGCCAGCGACGACCGGGCGGCCATCTCGGCGCAGTCGCGGATGAAGCCGACCTCGGCGCAGCGCATCAGTTCGTGCGGTGTGCGGGCGCCCATGGCGGCGATATCGGCGTGCATCCGCTCGAAGTGCTCGACGGCCAGCGACAGCCGGGCGCCGCTCTTGGGCGGGGCGACATAGTCGTTGACGAAGCGGCGCAGCTTGTACTCGACCTGCGGCTGCGGCGGGCCGTCGGGGTTGCGCAGCGGCCGGTAGACCAGTTCGTGGGCCTCGTGCAGCTGGTCGGCGGGCAACTCGCCCTCATACGCGCGGTGGCGGGCCGCGTCCGCACCCGCGAGATCGCCGAAGACGAACGCGCCGATCATGTAGTTGTGCGGGACACAGGCCAGGTCACCCGCCGCATACAGACCCGGCACGGTGGTGCGGGCATGGTCGTCGACGCGTACGCCCGACGCCGAGTGACCGCCGCACAGGCCGATCTCGGAGATGTGCATCTCCACGTCATGCGTGCGGTAGTCGTGGCCGCGGCCGGCGTGGAACGTGCCGCGGGTGGGGCGCTCGGTGGTGTGCAGGATCGTCTCCAGGGCGGAGACGGACTCCTCCGGGAGGTGACTGAGCTTCAGATAGACGGGACCGCGTTCGGAGGCGACCTCGGCCGCGAACTCCGCCATCATCTGCCCCGACCAGTAGTCGGATTCGCCGAACCGTTCGCCGTGCCGGTTGACCTGGTAGCCGCCGAAGGGGTTGGCGACGTAGGCGCAGGCCGGGCCGTTGTAGTCCTTGATCAGCGGATTGATCTGGAAGCACTCGATGCCGGTCAGTTCGGCGCCCGCGTGATACGCCATGGCGTAGCCGTCGCCCGCGTTGGTGGGGTTCTCGTAAGTGCCGTAGAGGTAGCCGGAGGCGGGCAGGCCGAGGCGGCCGCAGGCACCGGTGGCGAGGATCACCGCGCCGGCCCGGACCGTGACGAACCGCCCCGTACGGGTGTGGAAGCCCGCCGCGCCCACCGCCCGGCCGCCGGAGGTCAGCACCCGCACCGGCATGATGCGGTTCTCGATGCGGATGCGCTCACGCATCTCGCGCCGGCGCAGCTGCCGGTAGAGGACCTTCTTGACGTCCTTGCCCTCCGGCATCGGCAGCACGTACGAGCCGGAGCGGTGCACCTGGCGGACCGCGTACTCGCCGTGCTCGTCCTTCTCGAACTTCACGCCGTACGACTCCAGCCGCTGCACCATCGCAAAGCCGCGGGTCGCGGTCTGGCGGACGGTGGACTGGTCGACGATGCCGTCGTTGGCGCGGGTGATCTCGGCGACGTAGTCGTCGGGTTCCGCGCGGCCCGGGACGACGGCGTTGTTGACCCCGTCCATGCCCATGGCGAGCGCACCGGAGTGACGGACATGTGCCTTCTCCAACAGCAGGACGGAGGCGCCGTGTTCGGCGGCGGTGAGCGCCGCCATGGTCCCGGCGGTGCCGCCACCGATCACGAGGACGTCGCAGGACAGCTCCTCGGCGGTGTCGAGGGAGGGGATCTCCATGGCTTCCGTGGTCTCCATGGCGGTGCCTTGCGGCATGGCGGTGCCTTTCGGTTGCCGGGTCACGTCGTATGACGCGCCCGTCACATCGGTCATGTCGTGGGTCATCCCGGGGTCTCGACACCGGGTCAGGGGCCGGGCCGGTCACCCAGCGACGCGAGGACTTCGCGGCGCAGCGCGACCGTCGCCGGATCGGCATGTGCCGCCCGTGCCCGTGGCCGCGGTACGTCCAGCACCCGGCCGGTGCCCAGCAGGGCGACCCGGTCGCCCAGGAACAGCGCCTCGTCCACGTCGTGGGTGACGAAGACGACGGTGGCGCCGGTACCGCGCAGCGCCGTCACCAGCAAGTCCTGCATGCCGGCCCGGGTCTGTGCGTCGAGCGCCCCGAACGGCTCGTCCATCAGGACCGCACGCGGCCGCCCGGCCAGCGCACGGGCCAGCTGGCTGCGCTGCCGCTGGCCGCCGGAGACATGGTGCGGCAGCCGTGCGGCGTGCTCGGTGAGTCCGACCCGGGCCAGCCAGTCGTCCGCCCGCGCGCGGCGCTCCGCGCGCGCCACACCCCGGATGGCCAGCGGGAGTTCCACATTGGCCCGCAGCGTGCGCCAGGGCAGCAGCGCATCCTCCTGGAAGATCAGCGCACGGTCGGCGGCGGGCCCACCGACCGGATCGCCGTCCTGGCTCAGCCGGCCGCCGAGCAGCGGCAGCAGGCCCGCCAGAGTGCGCAGCAGAGTGGATTTGCCGCAGCCGGACGGCCCGACGACCGTGAGGATCTCACCGGCGGCGACATCGAGGTCCAGGCCGTCCAGAACGGGGGCACCGGGCCGGCCCAGCACGGCGTCGTGGAGGACCAGCCGGAGGCCCGGGGCGGGTTCCTGTGCCGGAACCGCCGCGGTGATCTCGGTACGGGTCATGAGGGCTCTCCGATCGCCGTGCGGGCCACCCGCCACCGGAGTCGGCCGCCCGTGGGCGGAGAGGGGTCGTCCGCGGTCCGCGGCAGCCACCGCGTCACGCGCCGCCCCAGCAGTTCCACCGCCGTGGAGGTGAGCCGGCCGAGCAGACCGATCGTGGCCATGCCGACGAACACCCCCGGGTAGTCGACGATGGTGTAGTCCTGCCAGGTCCGGTAGCCCACGCCGTACTCGCCGGAGATCATCTCGGCGGAGATCACACAGATCCACGAGACACCGATGCCCACCGACAGCCCGCCGAGGATGCCCGGCAGCGCCCCCGGCAGCACCACCGACCACAGCACCCGCCACCGGCCCCCGCCCATGGTGCGGACCGCCTCCTCCCAGACGGGCGTCAGCGCCCGCACCGCATGCCGGGTGGAGACCGTCACGGGGAAGAACGCCGCGGCGAACGTGATGAAGACGATGCCCTGTTCGTTGCTGGGGAACAGCAGGATCGCCACCGGTACCAGCGCGATCGCCGGTATGGGGCGCAGCACTTCGAGCAGCGGGCCGAGCAGGTCGGAGGCGAGCGGGGAGCGGGCGACGGCGGTGCCGACGGCCACGCCCAGGACGGCGGCGAGGGCGAAGCCGCCGACGATCCGGGTCACGCTGTCGGAGACGTCCTGCCAGTACGCGGCGGTGCCGAGCCGGCGGGCGAACTCGTGGGCCGTCTCGGTGACGGTCGGGAACTGGGAGAACCGCAGCCACAGGTTCACCCGGAACTGGGCGAGCAACTGCCATACGGCGAGCGCCGCGAGGACCGCTGCCGTGCGCCGGGCGGGGCGGGCCCAGGCCCGCCGGTGCGGGCCCGCCCGTCCCGTCCGGACGGCCGTGGTGGTGGGCGCGCTCACCGGGCCTGCTCCAGAGCGGCGGCGTAGCTGAGGGGGCGCGCACCACGGTGCTTGCGCGTCCAGGCGTCGGCGGTGGCCCGTGCGGCGAAGGGCAGCAGCCGTGCGCCGTCGCGGACCCAGACGGCTTTGTCGGCGAACCAGCGGGTGCCGGTCGTCGCGTCGGCCACATACGCGGCCCGTACCTTGCCGTGGTGGGCGGCGGCGAACCGCAGCAGGGCGTCCGGGC
This Streptomyces decoyicus DNA region includes the following protein-coding sequences:
- a CDS encoding fumarate reductase/succinate dehydrogenase flavoprotein subunit, whose amino-acid sequence is METTEAMEIPSLDTAEELSCDVLVIGGGTAGTMAALTAAEHGASVLLLEKAHVRHSGALAMGMDGVNNAVVPGRAEPDDYVAEITRANDGIVDQSTVRQTATRGFAMVQRLESYGVKFEKDEHGEYAVRQVHRSGSYVLPMPEGKDVKKVLYRQLRRREMRERIRIENRIMPVRVLTSGGRAVGAAGFHTRTGRFVTVRAGAVILATGACGRLGLPASGYLYGTYENPTNAGDGYAMAYHAGAELTGIECFQINPLIKDYNGPACAYVANPFGGYQVNRHGERFGESDYWSGQMMAEFAAEVASERGPVYLKLSHLPEESVSALETILHTTERPTRGTFHAGRGHDYRTHDVEMHISEIGLCGGHSASGVRVDDHARTTVPGLYAAGDLACVPHNYMIGAFVFGDLAGADAARHRAYEGELPADQLHEAHELVYRPLRNPDGPPQPQVEYKLRRFVNDYVAPPKSGARLSLAVEHFERMHADIAAMGARTPHELMRCAEVGFIRDCAEMAARSSLARTESRWGLYHERTDHPKTDDDDWLHHLDLRKSAAGAMEFTARPVAPYLVPVDEYAPVGGTPRFLGEVHPEQVATAGRRDTPPVGSTGAGPKGVSAAAPDGAASGDGAMAGNPPATGPVPGPSPRILELLALAEDQPDLPTLRPYLADPDPAVRRAAVDALTESVPPGTGRALAAALADPDPAVRAAAGASLRELIEVLTPEPDLRTPLAAAVHGPDAVVRSAAVEVLRTLRLGDRALFVTALTDPAVEVRIQAVRALVSVDASDALQRAAADPSREVRVAAAHGLGTVGGPDDLAVLLHDEDLLVRAAALAALATTGCPPPYDTAAVAALGDPAWQVRAGAATALAAAGAELAVPALRSALADPHADVRKAGVLALRPHSGREEARQAWAAVADDPDADVRAHARLASKE
- a CDS encoding ABC transporter permease; translated protein: MSAPTTTAVRTGRAGPHRRAWARPARRTAAVLAALAVWQLLAQFRVNLWLRFSQFPTVTETAHEFARRLGTAAYWQDVSDSVTRIVGGFALAAVLGVAVGTAVARSPLASDLLGPLLEVLRPIPAIALVPVAILLFPSNEQGIVFITFAAAFFPVTVSTRHAVRALTPVWEEAVRTMGGGRWRVLWSVVLPGALPGILGGLSVGIGVSWICVISAEMISGEYGVGYRTWQDYTIVDYPGVFVGMATIGLLGRLTSTAVELLGRRVTRWLPRTADDPSPPTGGRLRWRVARTAIGEPS
- a CDS encoding PP2C family protein-serine/threonine phosphatase; its protein translation is MPSFSPRWPRYVEFAPSVLVAGGLVWDAFSPADYWGDPMLTAASVTAGALLSLRHTLAIGAAIIVGVFALTVKDGTADILEGHLELINTLFAALMGVGVNRVIARHGRHLDVVRSVAEAAQRAVLPAPPDRIGPLTIAARYQAAQSEARIGGDAYAVQRTPFGVRLLIADVRGKGLGAVSAVSVLLGAFREAAEQEPELTVLADRMEHALLRESEHTSEENRLEGFITALICEIAPGATALRLLNCGHPAPYLCHDDEVQALEVGDPGLPLGMGTLGAARTGPTAWPFPAGSTLLLVTDGVTEARNHAGTFYDPAAQLADHGPFRGPRELIDRLVGEVERWSGGPRDDDMAVLAITRQVEGRRRGAQSVRSAGR
- a CDS encoding ABC transporter ATP-binding protein, whose translation is MTRTEITAAVPAQEPAPGLRLVLHDAVLGRPGAPVLDGLDLDVAAGEILTVVGPSGCGKSTLLRTLAGLLPLLGGRLSQDGDPVGGPAADRALIFQEDALLPWRTLRANVELPLAIRGVARAERRARADDWLARVGLTEHAARLPHHVSGGQRQRSQLARALAGRPRAVLMDEPFGALDAQTRAGMQDLLVTALRGTGATVVFVTHDVDEALFLGDRVALLGTGRVLDVPRPRARAAHADPATVALRREVLASLGDRPGP